A single genomic interval of Sphingopyxis sp. CCNWLW2 harbors:
- a CDS encoding flagellar biosynthetic protein FliO, which produces MFEYILRLLILLPLVGGMAWGSLWLWKRVQMGVPLVGGGTKARAVEMIDVLPLGPGSKLAVVEFAGQRVLIAVSRNGITRIADDSQGDFHAD; this is translated from the coding sequence ATGTTCGAATATATCCTCCGCCTGCTCATCCTGCTGCCGCTCGTCGGCGGCATGGCGTGGGGCAGCCTGTGGCTGTGGAAACGCGTCCAGATGGGCGTGCCGCTCGTTGGCGGCGGCACCAAGGCGCGCGCCGTCGAAATGATCGACGTGCTGCCGCTCGGCCCCGGATCGAAGCTCGCGGTGGTCGAATTTGCCGGGCAGCGCGTGCTGATCGCGGTGTCGCGCAACGGCATCACGCGGATCGCCGACGACAGCCAGGGCGATTTCCATGCGGACTGA
- a CDS encoding flagellar hook-length control protein FliK, with translation MSAPSLPTVQGAMPAGFATFLANIGQLPEGGGEGGFDQLLAAAPVAVAPIANPATTATIKIDPAPAVDVAAPQIEAPVETGVPVETPAVKAEPAKADPAALAANLLIALNGSIPAAAPAQTSGKPVVAKPDAEAASPDTAETGETVAAAPTTNWAAIVAAAIPAAPTPTAAKPAKPAEAAAAPADTSTSALPVAARPRDAAMPILAGAEPPAAKPAEAAPSMTILFAQPAAPGAATRIEAAAPAVIAERVLDMDSDGAWIDQLARDIAATKSDSGDISFRLMPKHLGRLDVAMQMGDEGVSLKMDTRHEATATIVTAAQGRLVEELRQQGVRVAGAEVTCTPGETGRQSQSQGQGQGRSAAADPAHLIETATERAEPRDEDRAADRRGRFA, from the coding sequence ATGAGCGCACCCTCTCTCCCCACCGTCCAGGGCGCCATGCCCGCAGGCTTCGCGACCTTCCTCGCCAACATCGGCCAGCTTCCCGAGGGTGGCGGCGAAGGCGGTTTCGACCAGCTGCTCGCCGCCGCGCCGGTCGCCGTCGCGCCGATCGCGAATCCCGCCACCACGGCGACGATCAAGATCGATCCCGCGCCGGCCGTCGACGTCGCGGCCCCGCAAATCGAGGCTCCCGTCGAAACGGGTGTCCCCGTCGAAACCCCCGCTGTGAAGGCCGAGCCGGCCAAAGCCGATCCGGCGGCGCTGGCCGCGAACCTGCTGATCGCGCTGAACGGCAGCATCCCCGCCGCCGCGCCCGCACAGACATCGGGCAAGCCGGTGGTGGCCAAGCCCGACGCGGAAGCCGCATCGCCCGACACGGCGGAAACCGGCGAGACCGTGGCGGCAGCGCCGACCACAAATTGGGCCGCGATCGTGGCGGCCGCAATCCCCGCCGCGCCAACCCCCACGGCCGCGAAACCCGCGAAACCGGCGGAAGCCGCAGCGGCTCCGGCCGACACCAGCACCTCCGCGCTTCCCGTTGCCGCGCGCCCGCGCGATGCCGCGATGCCGATCCTCGCCGGCGCCGAGCCGCCCGCCGCCAAGCCCGCCGAAGCGGCGCCGTCGATGACGATCCTCTTCGCGCAGCCCGCCGCACCGGGGGCCGCGACGCGCATCGAAGCGGCCGCGCCCGCGGTGATCGCCGAACGCGTCCTCGACATGGACAGCGACGGCGCGTGGATCGACCAGCTCGCGCGCGACATCGCCGCGACCAAGTCCGACAGCGGCGACATCAGCTTTCGCCTGATGCCGAAGCATCTCGGCCGCCTCGACGTCGCGATGCAGATGGGCGACGAAGGCGTGTCGCTGAAAATGGACACGCGTCACGAAGCGACCGCGACGATCGTCACTGCCGCGCAGGGCCGCCTCGTCGAAGAATTGCGCCAGCAGGGTGTTCGCGTCGCGGGCGCCGAAGTGACCTGCACACCGGGCGAGACCGGACGCCAGTCGCAAAGCCAGGGCCAGGGTCAGGGCCGCTCCGCCGCGGCTGACCCCGCGCATCTTATCGAAACCGCCACCGAACGCGCCGAGCCGCGTGACGAAGACCGCGCCGCCGACCGCCGCGGCCGCTTCGCCTGA
- the fliR gene encoding flagellar biosynthetic protein FliR has product MNPADIPNIEAMLQLWMLGMIRPGAAFIAAPVFGATSVPVQLRLVIALAVGVPAVAASGMALPPEGIVSVPGFFLIIGEVVIGLAMGFVLQMGLAAALLAGEAISNAMGLGFASMVDPLSGASSSAIGQFLSMMATALFLAADGHLVLIDIIVSSYTALPPGNAFPSWDAIGGLIRFGSLMFAAGLTIAMPVGFVLILVQIIMGVIGRSAPALNLFAVGIPATLLAGIILLGVATPAMAEAIARILSDALDAARMVAGI; this is encoded by the coding sequence ATGAACCCCGCCGACATCCCGAATATCGAGGCGATGCTCCAGCTGTGGATGCTGGGGATGATCCGTCCCGGCGCCGCCTTCATCGCCGCGCCGGTGTTCGGCGCGACGAGCGTGCCGGTGCAGCTGCGGCTGGTGATCGCACTCGCGGTCGGGGTGCCCGCGGTCGCGGCATCGGGCATGGCACTGCCGCCCGAGGGGATCGTATCGGTCCCGGGCTTTTTCCTCATCATCGGCGAGGTCGTGATCGGCCTCGCGATGGGATTCGTGCTCCAGATGGGCCTCGCCGCCGCCCTGCTCGCGGGCGAGGCGATCAGCAATGCGATGGGCCTTGGCTTCGCGTCGATGGTCGATCCGCTGAGCGGGGCATCGAGTTCGGCGATCGGCCAGTTCCTGTCGATGATGGCCACCGCGCTCTTCCTCGCCGCCGACGGCCACCTCGTGCTGATCGACATCATCGTGAGCAGCTACACCGCGCTCCCGCCCGGCAACGCCTTTCCGTCCTGGGACGCCATCGGCGGGCTGATCCGCTTCGGCAGCCTGATGTTCGCCGCGGGGCTCACCATCGCGATGCCGGTCGGCTTCGTGCTGATCCTCGTCCAGATCATCATGGGCGTCATCGGCCGCTCGGCGCCGGCGCTGAACCTCTTCGCGGTCGGCATTCCCGCGACCCTGCTCGCCGGGATCATATTGCTCGGCGTCGCGACGCCGGCGATGGCCGAGGCGATCGCGCGCATCCTGTCCGACGCGCTCGACGCCGCGCGCATGGTCGCTGGAATCTAG
- a CDS encoding flagellar biosynthetic protein FliQ, with the protein MEADYFIGVAQQSLWILALASAPLLLPVLVIGVLLGMVQAATSINEQTLTFVPKLIVAAICLAIFGGSILVLLTDFTREIFAQIPALVR; encoded by the coding sequence GTGGAGGCGGACTATTTCATCGGCGTGGCGCAGCAATCGCTGTGGATTCTCGCGCTCGCCTCGGCGCCGCTGTTGCTGCCCGTGCTCGTCATCGGCGTACTGCTCGGCATGGTGCAGGCGGCGACGTCGATCAACGAACAGACGCTGACCTTTGTGCCGAAGCTGATCGTCGCGGCGATCTGCCTCGCGATCTTCGGGGGCAGTATCCTTGTTCTGCTCACCGATTTCACCCGCGAAATCTTCGCGCAAATCCCGGCGCTCGTCCGCTAG
- a CDS encoding flagellar basal body-associated FliL family protein — protein MAKDIVEGAPKKKGKFKKLLLIGVAAIALIGAGAGAGIYFGALQAHEAKPEDNYPKLVVRSKEDPEPAAEGDDKEAPPKVGTVSVPNDKYKVDPKKYEITYYPIADSFTTNLADGSGFLQVGISLSTFYDGKVINNIKRQAVPIRSVVLMVLAEQDPALLSTSQGKQRLQRQLTAAINDVLRDKEGFGGVDNVYFTSLVIQ, from the coding sequence ATGGCCAAGGATATTGTCGAAGGCGCCCCCAAGAAAAAGGGCAAGTTCAAGAAGCTGCTGCTGATCGGCGTCGCCGCGATCGCGCTGATCGGCGCGGGCGCGGGTGCGGGCATCTATTTCGGCGCGCTGCAGGCGCACGAGGCGAAGCCCGAGGATAATTATCCCAAGCTCGTCGTGCGCAGCAAGGAAGACCCCGAACCCGCCGCCGAGGGCGACGACAAGGAAGCCCCGCCAAAGGTCGGCACGGTGTCGGTCCCGAACGACAAGTATAAGGTCGATCCCAAGAAATATGAGATCACCTATTATCCGATCGCCGACAGCTTCACGACGAATCTGGCCGACGGGTCGGGCTTCCTGCAGGTCGGTATCAGCCTTTCGACCTTCTACGACGGCAAGGTTATCAATAATATCAAACGGCAGGCTGTTCCGATCCGTTCGGTCGTGCTTATGGTGCTCGCCGAACAGGATCCGGCATTGCTCTCCACATCGCAGGGGAAACAGCGGCTGCAACGTCAGTTGACGGCCGCGATCAACGATGTGCTGCGCGACAAGGAAGGTTTCGGGGGCGTCGACAATGTTTATTTCACGAGCCTGGTGATTCAGTGA
- the fliP gene encoding flagellar type III secretion system pore protein FliP (The bacterial flagellar biogenesis protein FliP forms a type III secretion system (T3SS)-type pore required for flagellar assembly.) gives MRTDRRFWLRTAALAGGAALLCAAPAAYAQAADGLSRAVGEIGGDGRPLSLSLQILVLMSLLTVLPSLLLMMTSFTRIIIVLSILRHALGLQQTPPNQVLVGLSLFLSLFVMAPVITEVNRVAIEPYGQEQIDIGEAVSRSGTALHGFMMKQTRKTDLMMFAKIAKAPTYARPADVPFSILLPAFVTSELKTAFQIGFLIFLPFLVIDLIVASALMSLGMMMLSPTIISMPFKLLLFVLVDGWALTMGSLASSFVS, from the coding sequence ATGCGGACTGATCGCCGCTTCTGGCTGCGCACCGCCGCGCTCGCCGGCGGCGCCGCGCTGCTCTGTGCCGCGCCCGCCGCCTATGCGCAGGCGGCCGACGGGCTGAGCCGCGCGGTGGGCGAAATCGGCGGCGACGGCCGTCCCTTGAGCCTCTCGCTCCAGATCCTCGTCCTGATGAGCCTGCTGACGGTGCTGCCGTCGCTGCTGCTGATGATGACGAGCTTCACGCGCATTATCATCGTGCTGTCGATCCTGCGCCATGCGCTGGGATTGCAACAGACGCCGCCGAACCAGGTGCTGGTAGGCTTGAGTTTGTTCCTCTCGCTGTTCGTGATGGCGCCGGTGATTACCGAGGTGAATCGCGTCGCGATCGAACCTTATGGCCAGGAACAGATCGATATCGGCGAGGCGGTGTCGCGCTCGGGCACCGCGCTCCACGGCTTTATGATGAAGCAGACGCGCAAGACCGACCTGATGATGTTCGCGAAGATCGCGAAAGCGCCGACCTATGCTCGTCCCGCGGACGTGCCCTTCTCGATCCTGCTGCCCGCCTTTGTCACCAGCGAGCTCAAGACCGCGTTCCAGATCGGCTTCCTGATCTTCCTGCCCTTCCTCGTCATCGACCTGATCGTCGCCTCGGCGCTGATGTCGCTCGGTATGATGATGTTGTCGCCAACGATCATATCGATGCCATTCAAGCTCCTGCTCTTCGTCCTCGTCGACGGCTGGGCATTGACGATGGGCTCGCTCGCTTCCTCTTTCGTGAGTTAG
- the fliG gene encoding flagellar motor switch protein FliG — translation MPEVAELDNAPVMPAIEGSAAAAILLMLLDESEAATILKQLGPEEVRQLAKAMFDTANASEQQIGQALDRFVTRSRDVSALAIGADTRIRTVINEAVGNVRADNILAAVAPQRSAASLEMLRWMDVDAISGLLASEHPQVGALILSVLVPDVAARAIETLDEVLQADLVLRAAMLTSVPAAAIEDLEAVLASANVDGQRVAKQAIGGPSDVAKIMKKMPKQLSERTLRSLKKHDRILAQTIEEEMFIFENLRDLDKKSLSSVLRSVDAAQLAIALKGADEEMVDMCLATMSQRAAETIRDEMAEMTMVKRADVDDAQKSVMQIVRQMAAAGEIMIAGGGDDYV, via the coding sequence GTGCCTGAAGTCGCCGAACTCGATAACGCTCCCGTCATGCCCGCGATCGAAGGATCGGCCGCCGCCGCGATCCTGCTGATGCTGCTCGACGAAAGCGAAGCCGCGACGATCCTGAAGCAGCTCGGCCCCGAAGAAGTGCGCCAGCTGGCAAAAGCGATGTTCGACACCGCCAATGCCAGCGAACAGCAGATCGGGCAGGCGCTCGACCGCTTTGTGACGCGCAGCCGCGACGTCAGCGCACTCGCGATCGGCGCCGACACGCGCATCCGCACCGTGATCAACGAAGCGGTCGGCAACGTCCGCGCCGACAATATCCTCGCCGCCGTCGCGCCGCAGCGGAGCGCCGCGTCGCTCGAAATGCTGCGCTGGATGGATGTCGACGCGATCAGCGGGCTGCTCGCCAGCGAGCATCCGCAGGTCGGCGCGCTGATCCTCTCGGTGCTCGTCCCCGATGTCGCCGCGCGCGCGATCGAGACGCTCGACGAAGTGCTGCAGGCCGATCTGGTGCTGCGCGCCGCAATGCTCACCTCGGTGCCCGCCGCGGCGATCGAGGATCTCGAAGCCGTGCTCGCGAGCGCCAATGTCGATGGCCAGCGCGTCGCCAAGCAGGCGATCGGCGGCCCGAGCGACGTTGCCAAGATAATGAAAAAAATGCCGAAGCAGCTTTCGGAGCGCACGCTCCGCTCGCTGAAGAAGCATGACCGCATCCTCGCCCAGACGATCGAGGAAGAGATGTTCATCTTCGAAAATCTGCGCGACCTCGACAAGAAGAGCCTCAGCAGCGTGCTGCGCTCGGTCGATGCCGCCCAGCTCGCGATCGCGCTCAAGGGTGCCGACGAAGAGATGGTCGACATGTGCCTCGCGACCATGTCGCAGCGTGCCGCCGAAACGATCCGCGACGAAATGGCCGAAATGACGATGGTCAAGCGCGCCGACGTCGACGATGCGCAAAAGAGCGTGATGCAGATCGTTCGCCAGATGGCGGCGGCTGGCGAAATCATGATCGCGGGCGGCGGCGACGACTATGTCTGA
- the flhB gene encoding flagellar type III secretion system protein FlhB encodes MAGTTEKDQKTEQPTAKKLSDSAREGDVLMSRELATALMMLAAAGWMVAAGGWFVQSAGDLLRRGLTLTAADVADFAPAEALMRNGAEILLPLASLFALALGAAVAGPAMLGSMGWRGKALHFKGNRMSPMAGLKRMFGMQGVTELGKALAKVLLLGTVGYWLVLKSLPAIMTMASTDLMAAIGLAGKEIGHAMLTLAGGLVVIALIDVPVQWFQRNKRLMMSKQEVKEEMRQSDGAPELKQAQRQRAHDILSGSARKAVSDATVVLTNPTHFSVALRYRPGVDAAPVVVARGRGDVALSIRELARGANVPLLEYPALTRAIYFTARAGRVIPEELFVAVATVLAFVFQLERAAAEGTPPPAVDVPSSHRFDPEGRRQA; translated from the coding sequence ATGGCGGGCACGACCGAGAAGGACCAGAAAACCGAACAGCCGACGGCGAAGAAGCTGTCGGACTCGGCGCGCGAAGGCGATGTGCTGATGTCGCGCGAGCTCGCGACGGCGCTGATGATGCTCGCCGCCGCGGGCTGGATGGTCGCCGCGGGCGGCTGGTTCGTCCAGTCGGCGGGCGACCTCCTGCGCCGCGGCCTGACATTGACCGCCGCCGACGTCGCCGATTTTGCGCCCGCCGAGGCGCTGATGCGCAACGGCGCCGAAATCCTGCTCCCGCTCGCGAGCCTGTTCGCGCTCGCGCTCGGCGCCGCGGTTGCCGGTCCGGCGATGCTCGGTTCGATGGGCTGGCGCGGCAAGGCGCTTCACTTCAAGGGCAACCGGATGAGCCCGATGGCCGGGCTCAAGCGCATGTTCGGGATGCAGGGCGTCACCGAGCTCGGCAAGGCACTCGCCAAGGTTCTGCTGCTCGGCACCGTCGGTTACTGGCTCGTCCTGAAGAGCCTGCCCGCGATTATGACGATGGCGTCGACCGACCTGATGGCGGCGATCGGATTGGCCGGAAAGGAAATCGGCCATGCGATGCTGACGCTCGCCGGCGGGCTGGTCGTCATCGCGCTGATCGACGTGCCGGTGCAATGGTTCCAGCGCAACAAGCGGCTGATGATGAGTAAGCAGGAAGTGAAAGAGGAAATGCGCCAGTCCGACGGCGCCCCCGAACTCAAGCAGGCACAGCGCCAGCGCGCGCACGACATATTGAGCGGGTCGGCGCGCAAGGCGGTGTCCGACGCGACCGTCGTCCTCACCAACCCGACGCATTTTTCGGTCGCGCTGCGCTATCGCCCCGGGGTCGATGCCGCGCCCGTCGTTGTCGCGCGCGGGCGCGGCGATGTCGCGCTGTCGATCCGCGAGCTGGCGCGCGGTGCCAATGTCCCGTTGCTCGAATATCCGGCGCTCACGCGCGCGATCTATTTCACCGCGCGCGCCGGGCGCGTGATCCCCGAGGAATTGTTCGTCGCGGTCGCAACCGTGCTCGCCTTTGTGTTCCAGCTCGAACGCGCGGCGGCCGAAGGCACGCCGCCCCCCGCGGTCGATGTGCCGTCTTCGCATCGTTTCGATCCCGAAGGCCGCCGTCAGGCTTAA
- a CDS encoding FliI/YscN family ATPase, whose product MTRRLAMSAQQLLDPVDLAGASPRRIGTLVAHEGIMLEVSGFPQPLGSNVRIKSADNDYVYGEVVGFRGHRSLVLPFDMNKPLVTGAPVEPHGASSMVPVGKALLGRIMDAQGNPLDGRPAIQSQFQWPLAGRKVNPLRRGRVTKPLNMGVRAINGLLTVGEGQRVAIIAGSGVGKSVLMGQMIAGTECDVIVVGLIGERSREVSDFVETKLPPEVRKKSVVVAVPADHPPLLRLRAAMRATAIAEAFRAEGKKVLLLIDSLTRVAHAQREIGLTLGEPPTMKGYPPSVFALIPSLCERAGIDRETGGSVTALYTVLADGGDIDDPVVDSARAIVDGHIILSRQLAEQGVYPAIDVARSLSRTMVDSVDPEHAAAAARFRQLWSLYEENRDLMLMGAYVAGADPVLDTAIARHADQLAYVSQPAKAQVDFDISRQALIEGYSA is encoded by the coding sequence ATGACGCGCCGCCTCGCCATGAGCGCGCAGCAGCTGCTCGACCCCGTCGACCTCGCAGGCGCCAGCCCGCGCCGCATCGGCACGCTCGTCGCGCACGAGGGTATCATGCTCGAAGTGTCGGGTTTCCCCCAGCCGCTGGGCAGCAACGTCCGCATCAAGTCGGCCGACAATGACTATGTCTATGGCGAAGTCGTCGGCTTCCGCGGCCACCGCAGCCTCGTCCTGCCCTTCGACATGAACAAGCCGCTGGTCACCGGCGCGCCGGTCGAGCCGCACGGCGCCAGCTCGATGGTCCCCGTCGGCAAGGCGCTGCTCGGCCGCATCATGGATGCGCAGGGCAATCCGCTCGACGGCCGCCCCGCGATCCAGTCGCAATTCCAGTGGCCACTCGCCGGGCGCAAGGTCAACCCGCTGCGCCGCGGCCGCGTCACCAAGCCGCTCAACATGGGCGTGCGCGCGATCAACGGCCTGCTCACCGTCGGCGAAGGCCAGCGCGTCGCGATCATCGCGGGCTCGGGCGTCGGCAAGTCGGTGCTGATGGGCCAGATGATCGCCGGCACCGAATGCGACGTCATCGTCGTCGGGCTGATCGGCGAGCGCAGCCGCGAGGTCAGCGACTTCGTCGAAACCAAGCTACCCCCCGAAGTGCGCAAAAAATCGGTCGTGGTCGCGGTTCCCGCCGACCATCCGCCGCTGCTTCGCCTCCGCGCCGCGATGCGCGCGACCGCGATCGCCGAGGCGTTCCGCGCCGAGGGCAAGAAGGTGCTGCTGCTGATCGACAGCCTGACCCGCGTCGCGCATGCGCAGCGCGAGATCGGGCTGACCTTGGGCGAGCCGCCGACGATGAAGGGTTATCCCCCGTCGGTCTTCGCGCTCATCCCTTCGCTCTGCGAACGCGCCGGCATCGACCGCGAAACCGGCGGATCGGTCACCGCGCTCTACACCGTGCTCGCCGACGGCGGCGACATCGACGACCCCGTCGTCGACAGCGCGCGCGCGATCGTCGACGGCCATATCATCCTGTCGCGCCAGCTCGCCGAACAGGGCGTCTATCCCGCGATCGACGTCGCGCGTTCGCTGTCGCGCACGATGGTCGATTCGGTCGATCCCGAACATGCCGCCGCCGCCGCGCGCTTCCGCCAGCTCTGGTCGCTCTATGAAGAGAATCGCGACCTGATGCTGATGGGCGCCTACGTCGCCGGCGCCGATCCGGTGCTCGACACCGCGATCGCGCGCCACGCCGACCAGCTCGCCTATGTTTCGCAGCCTGCCAAGGCGCAGGTCGATTTCGATATTTCCCGCCAAGCCCTGATTGAAGGATATTCCGCATGA
- a CDS encoding FliH/SctL family protein: MSDRAAHAGFAPVSLTDAMARGSGFRPMSFAPAAHTAQPVEAGFDEPDVDDPFALGLAEGQRLAEVAFVAERHQLLALLAGAEALQDEPSEELAQLIAETVERLVRQIVDTAPIDAEWLQAQAETAAAMVADADKARTLWVHPEDAALLADAPLAMAVESDPAMVRGTVRLETSTGWIEHGRAVYLDELRTALGTGHAE; encoded by the coding sequence ATGTCTGATCGCGCCGCCCACGCCGGCTTCGCTCCCGTCTCGCTCACCGACGCGATGGCACGCGGCAGCGGCTTTCGTCCGATGTCCTTCGCGCCCGCGGCCCACACCGCGCAGCCCGTCGAAGCAGGTTTCGACGAACCCGACGTCGACGATCCCTTCGCGCTTGGCCTCGCCGAAGGCCAGCGTCTCGCCGAAGTCGCCTTTGTGGCCGAGCGTCACCAGCTGCTCGCGCTGCTCGCCGGTGCCGAAGCGCTGCAGGACGAGCCGAGCGAAGAGCTCGCGCAGCTGATCGCCGAAACCGTCGAACGGCTGGTCCGCCAGATCGTCGATACGGCGCCGATCGACGCCGAATGGCTGCAGGCGCAGGCCGAAACCGCCGCGGCGATGGTCGCCGACGCCGACAAGGCGCGCACCCTGTGGGTCCATCCCGAAGACGCCGCGCTGCTCGCCGACGCGCCGCTGGCGATGGCGGTCGAGAGCGATCCCGCGATGGTGCGCGGCACCGTCCGCCTCGAAACCTCGACCGGCTGGATCGAACATGGCCGCGCCGTCTATCTCGACGAACTGCGCACCGCGCTCGGCACGGGACACGCCGAATGA
- the fliN gene encoding flagellar motor switch protein FliN codes for MTDISDAPKIARADRRDKSIAAAPNFDLLAGVSLRVSVEVGSTSMTLSELLALDEGSVIELDRAATDLLDIYANGTLIAKGEIVSIDGRYGIQVAEVVAPARGLEGFERRA; via the coding sequence ATGACTGATATCAGCGACGCCCCGAAGATCGCGCGCGCCGACCGGCGCGACAAGAGCATCGCCGCCGCGCCCAATTTCGACCTGCTCGCCGGCGTTTCGCTGCGCGTGTCGGTCGAGGTGGGGTCGACGTCGATGACGCTCTCCGAACTGCTCGCGCTCGACGAAGGCAGCGTGATCGAACTCGACCGCGCCGCGACCGACCTGCTCGACATTTATGCGAACGGCACGCTGATCGCGAAGGGAGAAATCGTCAGCATCGACGGCCGCTATGGCATCCAGGTCGCCGAAGTCGTCGCGCCGGCGCGCGGGCTCGAAGGTTTCGAGCGGAGAGCCTGA
- a CDS encoding flagellar motor switch protein FliM, with translation MTTSTKTVKAVKAPAAPAPAAAAAPAETKESLLLRRAADGYAFPALEGVANQFARSLRDLVRALGAPAIQIERSGAEQMSFAEWSASAAPAIFWRYHAPPLKGPVLLAGSRSLLLQLVDIFYGGRGQLAAEREELTDAEDRFAARLGRDIGMQLAAAWRGKLAIEPELDCVTADPAKLAAVRADDELFVQRFTLRGAPFEGRTIMCAYPVAALRGIAGDELLPDMQANGGADPAWSGALDKALRDVRMPVRSVLARPEISLVKLLALEVGDIIPLNMPRHVPVTVAGRNFAFGSIGEANGNAAIMIEHIEKGPDHD, from the coding sequence GTGACCACCAGCACGAAAACCGTCAAAGCCGTGAAGGCACCGGCCGCACCTGCACCCGCAGCTGCGGCCGCGCCTGCGGAGACGAAGGAGTCCCTGCTGCTGCGCAGGGCAGCGGACGGCTATGCCTTCCCCGCGCTCGAAGGCGTGGCGAACCAGTTTGCGCGCAGCCTGCGCGACCTCGTCCGCGCGCTCGGCGCGCCGGCGATCCAGATCGAACGATCGGGCGCCGAACAGATGAGCTTTGCCGAGTGGAGCGCATCGGCGGCCCCTGCGATCTTCTGGCGTTATCATGCACCGCCGCTCAAGGGTCCGGTGCTGCTCGCGGGTTCGCGCTCGCTGCTTCTCCAGCTTGTCGACATCTTTTATGGCGGCCGCGGCCAGCTCGCCGCCGAACGCGAAGAGCTGACCGACGCCGAGGATCGCTTCGCGGCGCGCCTCGGCCGCGACATCGGGATGCAGCTCGCCGCCGCATGGCGCGGCAAGCTGGCCATCGAACCCGAACTCGATTGCGTCACCGCCGATCCCGCCAAGCTCGCCGCGGTGCGCGCCGACGATGAATTGTTCGTCCAGCGCTTCACGCTGCGCGGCGCCCCGTTCGAGGGGCGGACGATCATGTGCGCCTATCCGGTCGCCGCGCTGCGCGGGATCGCGGGCGACGAACTGCTCCCCGACATGCAGGCAAATGGCGGCGCCGATCCGGCCTGGTCGGGCGCGCTCGACAAGGCACTGCGCGACGTGCGCATGCCCGTCCGCTCGGTGCTCGCACGCCCCGAGATCAGCCTCGTCAAGCTGCTCGCGCTCGAGGTTGGCGACATCATCCCGCTCAATATGCCGCGCCACGTGCCGGTGACCGTCGCCGGGCGCAACTTCGCGTTCGGCAGCATCGGCGAAGCCAATGGCAACGCCGCGATTATGATCGAACATATCGAAAAAGGACCGGACCATGACTGA